Proteins from a genomic interval of bacterium:
- a CDS encoding ATP synthase F0 subunit C produces MAKKIVFLFFLVGFVAMVQPVMAQDTAGGAGQTNQWIAIACAFGLGFASAFCGIAQSIAFRAAADAIGRNPGTADTIRGMLILGLAFIESLAIYVLLIAFMLYFKWA; encoded by the coding sequence GTGGCAAAGAAAATTGTGTTCCTGTTCTTCCTGGTCGGTTTCGTCGCAATGGTCCAGCCGGTAATGGCTCAGGATACGGCAGGCGGAGCAGGCCAAACCAATCAGTGGATTGCCATCGCATGTGCTTTCGGTCTGGGATTTGCTTCCGCCTTTTGTGGAATTGCGCAAAGTATCGCTTTTCGCGCAGCCGCCGATGCAATTGGCCGGAATCCGGGCACCGCTGATACGATTCGCGGTATGCTCATCCTTGGCCTTGCATTCATCGAATCGCTGGCTATCTACGTTCTCTTGATCGCTTTCATGCTTTACTTCAAGTGGGCATAA
- the atpB gene encoding F0F1 ATP synthase subunit A has product MFEHKLGYVEWLTARFYAVIDNMGFHLAHKPMDHVWMSLFIFLFFVFFFGYWKRKFGVYPSFMQQTLEVYYRFVQNIVKDMIGPGWERYFPLIGTLGLFILFSNLLGLIPIFKSPTSSLNVTFACAITVFVYYHAQGIRQQGLFKYLKHFAGPVWWLAWLFIPVELIGHFSRPLSLSVRLFGNIFGEDTIILILFMLVPFFVPLPLMCLAIFTSLVQTLVFIMLSSVYIAGAVAHEESHGEHTAGHAAPASAH; this is encoded by the coding sequence ATGTTTGAACATAAGCTCGGATATGTTGAGTGGTTGACAGCGCGTTTTTACGCGGTGATCGACAACATGGGATTTCATCTGGCGCATAAGCCGATGGATCACGTCTGGATGTCGCTCTTCATCTTTCTGTTTTTTGTTTTCTTCTTTGGCTACTGGAAAAGGAAATTTGGCGTTTATCCTTCTTTTATGCAGCAGACCCTGGAAGTCTATTACCGGTTCGTTCAAAACATCGTAAAGGATATGATCGGTCCCGGTTGGGAACGTTATTTTCCCCTGATCGGAACTCTGGGTCTTTTCATTCTTTTCAGCAACCTGCTCGGCTTGATTCCGATTTTCAAGTCGCCTACCAGCAGCCTGAACGTAACGTTCGCTTGCGCAATTACCGTGTTTGTCTACTATCACGCGCAGGGAATCCGTCAGCAGGGGTTGTTCAAGTATTTGAAGCATTTTGCGGGTCCCGTCTGGTGGCTTGCCTGGCTTTTCATACCTGTGGAACTCATCGGACATTTCTCGCGTCCGCTTTCTTTATCTGTTCGATTATTCGGTAACATCTTCGGCGAAGATACGATTATCTTGATCCTTTTTATGCTCGTTCCTTTCTTTGTTCCTTTGCCGTTGATGTGTCTTGCAATTTTCACGAGTTTAGTTCAAACTCTGGTGTTCATTATGCTTTCTTCTGTGTATATTGCAGGCGCAGTGGCTCACGAAGAAAGCCATGGGGAGCATACGGCGGGCCACGCGGCTCCGGCATCTGCTCACTGA
- a CDS encoding AtpZ/AtpI family protein, whose protein sequence is MWDFRWIRQYSDYLYLGLLFPSAIAVGTLMGYYADRWLHTDPWGKLLGFVFGVFAGALNFYRDYQRITKKKDESGKS, encoded by the coding sequence ATGTGGGATTTCCGGTGGATCAGGCAATATTCAGATTATTTGTATCTGGGTTTGCTTTTTCCGTCCGCGATTGCCGTAGGGACACTCATGGGATATTATGCTGACCGCTGGCTCCATACAGACCCGTGGGGTAAACTACTCGGTTTTGTGTTTGGAGTTTTCGCGGGTGCACTGAATTTTTATCGCGATTATCAACGCATAACAAAAAAGAAAGATGAATCCGGCAAAAGTTAA